A region of Toxotes jaculatrix isolate fToxJac2 chromosome 23, fToxJac2.pri, whole genome shotgun sequence DNA encodes the following proteins:
- the si:dkeyp-75b4.10 gene encoding ladderlectin has product MTSSYMCIRQSQRGLCSSSVLHIHERRFPVLLEESAGREELTENLRAVPLNSTGLAFRHTGHCEYERQRCSNLIGAFCPRCDASGNFLPQQCSASTGYCWCVDPVSGAEIPNTQTPPGSVPVDCNKANYCPYGWSHYGKRCFIFINAPKTWTEAEIYCQFDGANLASVHSYEENHFVMSLTRGNTYDFPEAWIGGSDVIHPGFWMWSDGSKFDYENWYDEHHDEEEGSCLKMNYEYDLKWFHSPCNESYPFVCAKKC; this is encoded by the exons ATGACAAGTTCATACATGTGTATACGTCAAAGTCAGCGTGGCCTGTGTTCCAGCAGTGTGTTACACATCCACGAAAGACGCTTCCCTGTCCTGCTGGAAGAATCTGCAGGACGTGAAGAGCTGACTGAAAACCT CCGAGCCGTCCCGCTCAACTCCACCGGCTTAGCCTTCAGGCACACGGGCCACTGCGAGTACGAGAGGCAGCGCTGCTCCAACCTGATCGGAGCCTTCTGCCCGAGGTGCGACGCCAGCGGGAACTTCCTGCCGCAGCAGTGCTCGGCGTCCACCGGGTACTGCTGGTGCGTCGACCCCGTCAGTGGAGCGGAGATACCGAACACGCAGACGCCGCCGGGGAGCGTTCCTGTCGACTGCA ACAAAGCAAACTACTGCCCCTATGGCTGGAGCCACTATGGAAAAAGGTGTTTCATCTTCATCAATGCCCCGAAGACCTGGACTGAAGCTGAG ATTTACTGCCAGTTTGATGGAGCCAACCTGGCGTCAGTCCACAGCTATGAGGAGAATCACTTCGTCATGTCTTTGACCAGAGGAAACACCTACGACTTCCCCGAGGCCTGGATCGGCGGCTCTGATGTCATACAC CCCGGCTTCTGGATGTGGAGTGACGGCTCCAAGTTTGACTATGAAAACTGGTACGACGAACACCACGATGAGGAGGAAGGCTCCTGCCTGAAGATGAATTATGAAT ATGACCTGAAGTGGTTTCACAGTCCCTGTAACGAGTCTTATCCCTTTGTCTGTGCCAAGAAGTGCTGA
- the LOC121177450 gene encoding high affinity immunoglobulin gamma Fc receptor I-like, with translation MEASALCIRLLMAVLVLLVDHSPCAQRADAAFPHVDPDRLQFFEYESVSVRCEQTVGFPEWRLMKKFNNIIPTNSRNWNTSAPSWNIDPALERHSGEYWCETEAGQRSGAVNISVTAGFVILEIPARPVMEGTDVILHCTNKKTQSQHITDFYKDGSLLGTLDSNNMTITRVSKSDEGLYKCSISGVGESPASWLTVLTHTHTPDAAFPHVDPDRLQFFEFESVSVRCEQTVGFPEWRLMKKFNKIIPTNSRNWNTSAPSWNIYPAFERHSGEYWCETEAGERSGAVNISVTAGFVILEIPPRPVMEGTDVILHCTNKKTQSQHITDFYKDGSLLGTLDSNNMTITRVSKSDEGLYKCSISGVGESPASWLTVLTHSPDSIEETQSWSLNLLTVLWIVASGLLVTGILLCWHKEPELFRPGAKPPLPEEDDVYSQVVYRPLGPG, from the exons ATGGAGGCTTCAGCTCTCTGTATCAGGCTGT TGATggctgtgttggtcctgctggTCGACCACAGTCCCTGTGCTCAGAGAGCTG ACGCAGCTTTTCCTCATGTTGATCCAGACAGACTTCAGTTTTTTGAGTACGAGTCTGTCTCTGTACGCTGTGAGCAGACTGTTGGATTCCCTGAATGGAGACTGATGAAGAAATTCAATAATATAATTCCAACAAACTCCAGGAACTGGAACACATCAGCACCATCGTGGAACATTGATCCTGCTTTGGAGAGACACAGTGGAGAGTACTGGTGTGAAACTGAAGCAGGACAGAGGAGCGGTGCCGTCAACATCTCTGTCACTG CTGGTTTTGTGATCCTGGAAATTCCTGCTCGTCCTGTGATGGAGGGAACTGATGTGATTCTTCACTGCACAAACAAGAAAACTCAGTCACAGCACATAACTGACTTCTACAAAGATGGATCCCTTCTCGGGACTTTGGATAGCAACAACATGACCATCACACGTGTTTCAAAGTCTGATGAAGGACTCTACAAGTGCAGCATCTCTGGAGTGGGAGAATCACCAGCGAGCTGGCTAACTgtgttaacacacactcacactccag acgCAGCTTTTCCTCATGTTGATCCAGACAGACTTCAGTTTTTTGAGTTCGAGTCTGTCTCTGTACGCTGTGAGCAGACTGTTGGATTCCCTGAATGGAGACTGATGaagaaattcaataaaataattCCAACAAACTCCAGGAACTGGAACACATCAGCACCATCATGGAACATTTATCCTGCTTTCGAGAGACACAGTGGAGAGTACTGGTGTGAAACtgaagcaggagagaggagcggTGCCGTCAACATCTCTGTCACTG CTGGTTTTGTGATCCTGGAAATTCCTCCTCGTCCTGTGATGGAGGGAACTGATGTGATTCTTCACTGCACAAACAAGAAAACTCAGTCACAGCACATAACTGACTTCTACAAAGATGGATCCCTTCTCGGGACTTTGGATAGCAACAACATGACCATCACACGTGTTTCAAAGTCTGATGAAGGACTCTACAAGTGCAGCATCTCTGGAGTGGGAGAATCACCAGCGAGCTGGCTAACTGTGTTAACACACAGTCCAG ATTCTATTGAAGAGACTCAAAGTTGGTCCCTGAATCTTCTCACCGTGCTGTGGATTGTTGCCTCTGGTTTGTTGGTAACAGGAATACTTCTCTGTTGGCACAAAG aaccagaactgtTCAGACCAGGTGCCAAACCACCTTTACCAGAAGAGGATGACGTCTATTCTCAAGTCGTCTACAG GCCCCTGGGACCTGGATGA